In Thermanaerovibrio velox DSM 12556, the genomic stretch CGCTTGATCCTCAAAACCCATCCCCCCGCCTCTTAAGAAGTTGAGTCATGCTTTTAAGGCGATAAATACCCTCCATGCGATCGGGCTTATGCCCACACCGCCGGCACCACCGTCAATCCGCCTCGGGGGGCGTTATCTCAGGCCAAAGGGGCATGCCGGAATCGTCCAGCCGGTCCGGCTGCAGGGACGGGTAGTAGGGATCCACCGCCAAGGTCCGCTGGAAGGCGTTCCTGGCCCTTTCAAAATCCCCCATGGCCAGGTATGCCCGGCCCAGCCAGAACCACCCGTCCGGGGACCTAGGCACGACGGAGACGTAGGCCCTGAGGTACCTCACCGCCTCCTTCAGCCTCCCCTCACTCACCAGCTGCTGACCACCCCTCCAGGCCTGGGTCATCAGGGGACTGCGCAGGCTCGCCCCCTTAACCGCCAGCGGCTGCTCAGCCCGCGACGGCCTTTTAACCGCCCTCACCCGGACCTTGGCCTCCGCCGGCAAGGACCCTATGGGCACGGACCACAGGGCTAACGCCAC encodes the following:
- a CDS encoding tetratricopeptide repeat protein; the encoded protein is MFDRSRGFAFWGTLLLVALALWSVPIGSLPAEAKVRVRAVKRPSRAEQPLAVKGASLRSPLMTQAWRGGQQLVSEGRLKEAVRYLRAYVSVVPRSPDGWFWLGRAYLAMGDFERARNAFQRTLAVDPYYPSLQPDRLDDSGMPLWPEITPPEAD